The Benincasa hispida cultivar B227 chromosome 11, ASM972705v1, whole genome shotgun sequence genome has a segment encoding these proteins:
- the LOC120090043 gene encoding UDP-glycosyltransferase 73C6-like: MASPHFLLFPFMAQGHVIPMIDLAKLLAHRGAIVTIVVTPSNAARKHSVLARAIDSGLQIRMLQLEFPWKEGGLPEGCDNFDLLPSLGSASKFFRATFLLYQPSENLFHQLKPRPTCIISDMNLPWTFQLSQKFQIPRLVYYTFSCFFLLCLQCLITNPALTNSASDPVIFSDLPDSVEFRKSELPKATDEDLTKFTFEMLQADVQSYGVVFNTFEEVEHKYITEYRKTREKSPEKVWSVGPVSLCNDDKHDLAERGNKSSINQHECIKWLDGQQPFSVVYVSLGSLCNLGTVQLIELGLGLEASNKPFIWSIRKANLTKELLKWLEEYDLEGKTKGRGLVIRGWAPQVLILTHSAIGCFLTHCGWNSSMEGISAGVPMITWPLFGDQVFNHKLMVDVLKVGVSVGKETLVHWGEEDEKKVLVKREEVREAIEMVLEGDEREEMRERSKKLAEMAKRAVEEGGSSHRNITLVIEDIIARVSSENGRC; encoded by the coding sequence ATGGCTTCCCCACACTTTCTTCTCTTCCCATTCATGGCACAAGGCCATGTCATCCCCATGATTGACCTCGCCAAGCTTCTAGCCCACCGTGGCGCTATTGTCACCATCGTCGTCACGCCCAGTAATGCTGCTCGTAAGCACTCTGTTCTTGCTCGCGCCATTGATTCCGGCTTACAGATCCGTATGCTCCAACTTGAGTTCCCATGGAAAGAAGGCGGTCTCCCGGAAGGGTGTGATAATTTCGACTTGCTACCTTCATTGGGTTCCGCTTCAAAATTCTTCAGAGCCACATTTCTCCTTTACCAACCTTCGGAAAATCTCTTCCACCAACTCAAACCTCGCCCCACCTGCATAATCTCCGATATGAATCTTCCTTGGACTTTCCAGCTTTCTCAGAAATTTCAAATCCCCAGGCTCGTTTACTATACTTTCAGCTGCTTCTTTCTCCTCTGTTTGCAGTGTTTAATAACCAACCCTGCTCTTACCAACTCTGCCTCTGACCCTGTAATTTTCTCTGACTTACCTGATTCTGTCGAGTTTCGCAAATCAGAGTTACCCAAAGCCACCGATGAAGACTTGACAAAATTTACATTTGAAATGCTCCAGGCCGATGTACAATCATACGGCGTCGTTTTCAACACATTTGAGGAGGTGGAACATAAGTATATAACAGAGTATAGAAAAACCAGAGAAAAATCGCCGGAAAAAGTGTGGAGTGTCGGCCCTGTTTCGCTTTGCAACGATGACAAACACGATTTAGCCGAAAGAGGTAACAAATCCTCAATCAATCAACACGAATGCATCAAATGGCTTGATGGGCAGCAACCATTTTCCGTGGTCTACGTTTCTTTAGGAAGTCTCTGTAATTTGGGAACAGTCCAACTCATAGAGCTGGGATTGGGATTGGAGGCATCGAACAAACCATTCATTTGGTCGATAAGAAAAGCAAATCTCACCAAAGAGCTACTGAAATGGTTAGAGGAGTACGATTTGGAAGGGAAAACCAAGGGCAGAGGCTTGGTGATTCGTGGATGGGCTCCGCAAGTTCTGATACTAACCCACTCTGCAATTGGGTGTTTTTTGACGCATTGCGGCTGGAATTCGAGCATGGAAGGAATTTCTGCGGGGGTGCCAATGATTACTTGGCCGCTTTTTGGGGATCAAGTGTTCAATCATAAGCTAATGGTAGATGTTTTGAAGGTGGGTGTGAGTGTGGGGAAGGAGACACTTGTTCATTGGGGAGAGGAGGATGAGAAAAAGGTGTTGgtgaagagagaagaagtgaGAGAAGCCATAGAAATGGTGTTGGAAGGAGATGAGAGAGAAGAGATGAGAGAGAGAAGCAAGAAGCTTGCGGAAATGGCGAAGAGAGCTGTTGAAGAAGGGGGCTCGTCTCATCGGAATATTACGCTGGTGATTGAAGATATTATTGCTCGCGTAAGCTCCGagaatggaagatgttga